GGCACGGCCTGGAGGAGTTCCTCCAGACGAAGTCCCTCCAGTTCTGACGCCCCCCCGCCTCCCCCGACCTCCCCAGAAAGGCCACACCACCGTGACGACGGTCCGCGCCGCCCTGCTCCCCGCCGTGGGAGCCCCGCTGGAACTCACCGAGATCGACCTGGCCGAGCCCGGCCCGGGCCAGGTCAGGGTCCGCCTCGCGGCGGCCGGGGTCTGCCACTCCGACCTGTCCCTCTCCAACGGCGTGCTGCGCGCCGCGACGCCGGTGGTGCTGGGCCACGAGGGCGCGGGCACCGTCGTCTCGGTCGGCGAGGGCGTCACCGCCGTCCGGCCGGGCGACTCCGTGGTGCTCAACTGGGCCCCGGCCTGTGGTCACTGCCATCTGTGCGTGATCGGTGAACCGTGGCTGTGCGAGAACTCCTACGCCGCCTCGGTGGAGACCTATGCGGCGCTCAAGGACGGCACCGGCGTCTACCCCGGCCTCGGGGTCGCCGCCTTCGCCGAGGAGACGCTGGTCTCCGCGAACGCGGTGATCCCACTGCCGGAGGGGGTGCCGCTCACCTCCGCCGCGCTGCTCGGCTGCGCGGTGCTGACCGGCTACGGCGCGGTCCACAACGCCGCCCACGTGCGCGTGGGCGAGTCCGCGGTCGTCTTCGGCCTGGGCGGGGTCGGCCTGGCCGTGCTGCAGTCGCTGCGGATCGCCGGGGCCGGGCCGATCGTCGCGGTGGACGTCACGCCCGAGAAGGAGGAGCTGGCCCGCCGCCACGGTGCGACGGACTTCGTCCTGGCCGACGAGCAGACCCCGAAGGCGGTCCGCAGGCTGACCGGCGGCCACGGCGCGGACCACGCCTTCGAGTGCGTGGGCCGCAGCAGCACCATCCGCGCGGCCTGGGGCTCGACCCGCCGCGGCGGCCGGACCACGGTGGTCGGCATCGGCGGCAAGGACGACCAGGTGTCGTTCTCGGCGCTGGAGGTGTTCCACTTCGCCCGCACCCTGACCGCCTGCGTCTACGGCAACGGCGTTCCCGAGCGCGACCTGCCGATCCTGGCCGAGCACGTCCGGGCGGGCCGCCTCGACCTGGAGGCGCTGATCACCGACAGGATCACCCTGGACGAGATCCCGGCCGCCTTCGACCGGATGGCCAAGGGCCAGGGCGGCCGTTCGCTGGTGGTGTTCTGACCCCCGGTGACGTGCGATGATCACGCGGCACCGTCTGCTGCGCCGCAGCGTCCGATCATCGCGCGTCCCTGGCGCGCCACGGGGGAATCGTTCCATGGCCTCACTCCGCGCCGCCGCACCCGCGCTCGCGCTCGCCGCCGCCCTGCTCACCGGCTGCTCCACAGCGGCCGGCTCCGCCCCCGCGAAGCCGGCCGCTTTGCCCTCGGCGTCCGCCGCGGTCGCGGCGCTGCCCACCTGCCGCCCCGCCGAGCTGGGGCTGACCGTGACCCCGCTCAGGGCGGCGTTCCCCGCGGGCGGCTTCGCCGTCTTCAAGCTGGTGCTCAGCCACCGGGGTGACGGGCTCTGCAAGGTCGACCTGAGCTTCCGCGGCGGTCCGGCCACCGTGCGCACCGCGGCCGGGGCCCGGGTCTGGTCCAACGGGGACTGCCCCGCCCGCACCGAGCCCGAGTGGCACCCGCTGGCCGCCCGCGGCACCGCGCCGTACCAGGTCTACGTGCTGTGGAACCACGACCGCTCCAAGCCCGACTGCTCCCCGGGCGCGGCCCCCTCGGTCCAGGCCCCGCCAGGCCGCTACACCCTCACCGTGACCGTGGCGGGGTCGGTGGTCTCGGCCCCGGCGGCGTTCGCGCTGAGCGCCTCGTAGGACCGTCCCGGAGATCGTCTTCCGGGTCGGGCCCGTCCGAACGGTAGAGTGGTGCGGTTGCCCCGATTGCCCCGCATCACCGCGGACGACCGCCGAAGGACCTGAGGACCGACGTGAGCACCGACTCCCCCGCCACCGCCGCCCACGTCCTGCAGGAGGCCTCGCGCCGCCGCACCTTCGCGGTGATCTCGCACCCCGACGCCGGTAAGTCGACGCTGACCGAGGCGCTGGCCCTGCACGCGCAGGCGATCACCTCCGCCGGCGCGGTCCACGGTAAGGGCGGCCGCCGCGGCGTCACCTCCGACTGGATGGAGCTGGAGCGCGACCGCGGCATCTCGGTCACCTCCGCCGCACTGCAGTTCGGGCACCGCGACCACGTGATGAACCTGGTCGACACCCCCGGTCACGCCGACTTCTCCGAGGACACCTACCGCGTCCTGTCGGCCGTCGACTGCGCGATCATGCTGGTCGACGCGGCCAAGGGCCTGGAGGAGCAGACCCGCAAGCTCTTCTCCGTCTGCCGCCACCGCGGCGTCCCGGTGATCACCTTCATCAACAAGTGGGACCGCCGGGGCCGCGAGGCGCTGGAGCTGCTGGACGACATCCAGAACATCCTGGAGATCACCCCGGTCCCGCAGGTCTGGCCGGTCGGCAACGCGGGCAACCTGCGCGGCCTGGTCCAGGCGGACAACACCGACGAGTACCTGAAGTACACCCGCGTCCCCGGCGGCACCCACGAGGCCGAGGAGGAGCGGATGGACGCCGCCGCGGCCGGGACCGTCGAGGGCGAGCTGTGGGACACCGCGCTGGAGGAGCTGGAGCTGGCGCTCGACTCCGGCCCCGGTTGGGACCCGCAGGCCTTCCGCGAGGGCAAGATCACCCCGGTCTTCTTCGGCTCCGCGCTGACCAACATCGGCGTCCGGCTGCTGCTGGACTCCGTGGTCGACCTGGCCCCCTCCCCCGACGCCCGCGAGCTGGCCAACGGCGGCTCGCGCCCGGTCGAGGACGAGTTCTCCGGCGTGGTCTTCAAGATCCAGGCCAACATGGACCCGGCGCACCGCGACCGGATCGCCTTCGTCCGCGTCTGCTCCGGCGTGTTCGAGCGCGGCATGAACGTCACCCGCGCGGCCAGCGGCCGCTCGCTGGCGACGAAGTACGCGCACACGGTCTTCGGCGCGGAGCGGACCGTCGCCGACACCTGCTACCCGGGCGACGTGGTCGGCCTGATCAACGCGACCGCGCTGCGCGTCGGCGACACCCTCTACGTGGGCAGGAAGGCCGAGTTCCCGCCGCTGCCCGCGTTCGCCCCCGAGCACTTCGCGGTCGCGCGGCCGAAGGACATCAGCCGCTCCAAGCAGTTCCGCAAGGGCATCTCGCAGCTGGACGAGGAGGGCGTCGTCCAGGTGCTCACCTCGGACCGACGCGGCGACCAGGCCCCCGTCCTGGCGGCCGTCGGCCCGATGCAGTTCGACGTCGTGCTGCACCGGATGGAGCACGAGTTCTCCTCCCCGATCGCCCTGGACCGGCTGCCCTACTCGCTCGCACGCGTCACCGACGCCGAGGGCGCGGCCGTGCTCGACAAGACCCGCCTGGTCACCGGCGAGCCGCTGACCCGCCGCTCGGACGGCGCGATCCTGGCGCTCTTCGGCGACAAGTGGCAGCTCAACAGCTTCCTGCGGGGCAACCCCGACGTGCACCTGGAGACCCTGATCGCCACGGCGGACTGAGCCACGCCGCCTCCGTCGCCGGCCCGGGGACCGGCGACGGAGGCGGAGGCGCGGGCGGAGCGAGCGCCGGGTCAGGACCGGGCTCAGCGGCCGTGGCGGTCCAGGAACTCGGCGACGGTGCGGGCGAAGAACGCCGGGTCGTCGATCCAGGGGTAGTGACCGGTGGCCGGCTGGACCACGTGCTCGCCGCGCGGGAAGACCGCCGCGACCTCCGCCGCCACCACCGGACGCGGGCCGCCGTCCAGCTCGCCGGAGAGCACCAGGACCGGGGCGTCGAGCTTCGCGAGCACCTCCCGCACCGCGGCCGCGTCGGCGAAGGCCTCGGGGGCCGGGTAGGCGTCGGCCGCCTCGTCGTTGCCCAACTCCTCGTTCTCTGCGTCGAAGGCCGCCGCCGCCTCGTCCCAGCGTCCGAAGCCGAGCCGGGAGAACAGCTCCCACTGCTCGTCCGTGGCCGTCCCCTCGACCACGGCGTCGAACGCCACCACGGCCTCGGGGTACCAGGGCTCGCGGCTGCGCAGCTCCAGCGCCTCGCGGCGGTGCTCGGGCGTGAAGTCGATCCCGACGGCACGGGCCCGCGAGGTCACCAGCACCAGGGCGCTGATCCGCTCCGGGTACCGCGCCGCGTAGAGCAGGGCGAGATCGCCGGCCGCGGAGTGCGCCAGCACGTCGAGGCGCTCCAGGCCCAGTGCGGCCCGGAGCGCCTCGACGTCGTCGACCTGGCGGTCGACGCGGTAACTGCCGGTGTCCGACGGCTCCTCGGAATCGCCCGTGCCGCGCAGGTCGAGCAGCACGAGCGAGCGTTGCGCGGTCAGACCGCCGAGGTCGCGCAGATAACTGGACGGCAGCATCGGTCCCCCGGGGAGGCAGACCAGGGGAGCTCCCCTGCCCTCGACGCGGTAGGAGAGGCGGGTTCCGTCGGATGCGGGAAACGTAGGCATGACGGTGATCGTTCCAGTGCGCGGACCGGGCCCGCCACGGATTATCGCCGCGTCGGCCTACTGCTTCGGCAGCACCTGCGCCAGCGCCTCCTCGGTGCGGCCCACGACCGTGGTGCCGTCGTCGGCCGTGATGATCGGACGCTGGATCAGCACCGGGTGCTCCGCGAGCGCGGCGATCCACCGGCCGCGCGCCGTCTCCTCGCGCGGCCATGCCTGACGGTCCTTCATGCCGAGCTCCCTGGCCACCTCCTCGTCGGTACGGGTGATGTCCCACGGCTCCAGACCGAGCCGTCCGAGCACCTCCTCCAGCTCCGCCTCGGTGGGCGGCTCCTCCAGGTAGCGGCGGACGGTGTACTCCGCTCCGGCCTCGTCCAGCGCGCCGACGGCGACGCGGCACTTGCTGCACCGGGGGTTGATCCAGATCTCCATGCGGCCAGCCTACGCGCGGCCCGACCAGGGACTTGCCCGTGGTCGCGGCGACCGTTATCGTCACTCTGACATTAATCGGAGGACCGTCATGGACGTGCTCAACCACGTGCTCTTTCATCTCGGACAGGACGCCGTCACCTGGGCCGAACTGCTCGGCTTCGTGACCGGCGCGGTCTGCGTCTGGCTCTGCGTCCGGGCCACGATCTGGAACTTCCCGATCGGCATCGCCAACAACGTCTTCTTCCTCGCGCTGTTCTGGAACGCCGCGCTCTACGCGGACGCGGTGCTGCAGATCGTCTACCTGCTGCTCGGGGCCATCGGCTGGTGGCAGTGGCTGCACGACGGCGGCCGGCGCACCCGCCGCGCCATGGGCCACGCCGCGCCGCGCACCCTGCTGGTGCTGCTCGCCCTGGTCGTCCCCGCCACCTGGGGACTGACCCTCGTCCTGGAACGGGCGCACGACATCGCGCCCTTCTGGGACGCCCTCACCACCGCGCTGTCGCTGGCCGCGCAGTGGCTGCTGAACGCCAAACAGCTGCAGAACTGGTACTTCTGGATCGCCGCCGACCTGGTCTACATCCCCCTCTACGCCGTCAAACGGCTCGACCTGACCGCCGTCGTCTACGTGCTCTTCCTGGCCCTGTGCCTGGTCGGGCTGCGCGACTGGCGGCGCGAGCTGCGCGGCGCGCCGGCGGCGGGCCTCGCGGCGACCGGAGCGGCGGTCCGGGCATGACCGAGCGCTTCCGGCACGGACTGGTCATCGGCAAGTTCTATCCCCCGCACGCGGGCCATCACTTCCTGATCCGCAGCGCCGCCGACTCCTGCGCGTCCGTGACCGTCGTGGTGATGGCCGCGGACGTCGAGTCGATCCCGCTGCACGAGCGCGTCTCCTGGATCGCCGAGCACTGGGCCGGGGAACCGCAGGTCCGGGTGGCAGGCGTGGTGGACAACCTCGACGTGGACTTCGACAGCGAGGAGATCTGGGCCGGGCACGTGGCGCTGATGCGGGAAGGGGTCCGGCTGGCCGGTCACCCCGCGCCGGTGGACGCCGTGTTCAGCTCGGAACCCTACGGGTCCGAACTCGCCGACCGCTTCGACGCCGCCGCCGTGCTGCTCGACACCGGCAGGGACACCTTCCCGGTCTCCGGCACCAAGGTGCGCGCCGACCCGGTCGCCGCCTGGGACCAGATCGAACCGCCGGTCCGGGCCTGGCTGGCCCGGCGCGTGGTGGTCCTGGGCGCGGAGTCGACCGGCACCACCACCCTCTCCCGCGACCTGGCCGCCGCGCTCAGGACCAGGGGCGGCGCCCACGGCGGCACCCGCTGGGTGCCCGAGTACGGCCGCGAACTGACCGCGGCCAAGCTGGCCTCGGCACGGGGGCGCGCCCGCGGCCTGGGCCTCCCCGAGCCCAGCGTCTTCGACATCGACTGGGACGACAGCGACTTCGACCTGGTCTGCCGCCGCCAACTGCAGGCCGAGCAACGGGCCGCCCGCGACGGCGGACCGGTGCTGGTCTGCGACACCGACGCGCTGGCCACCACGGTGTGGCAGG
This genomic interval from Streptacidiphilus rugosus AM-16 contains the following:
- a CDS encoding alpha/beta fold hydrolase yields the protein MPTFPASDGTRLSYRVEGRGAPLVCLPGGPMLPSSYLRDLGGLTAQRSLVLLDLRGTGDSEEPSDTGSYRVDRQVDDVEALRAALGLERLDVLAHSAAGDLALLYAARYPERISALVLVTSRARAVGIDFTPEHRREALELRSREPWYPEAVVAFDAVVEGTATDEQWELFSRLGFGRWDEAAAAFDAENEELGNDEAADAYPAPEAFADAAAVREVLAKLDAPVLVLSGELDGGPRPVVAAEVAAVFPRGEHVVQPATGHYPWIDDPAFFARTVAEFLDRHGR
- a CDS encoding AAA family ATPase, whose product is MTERFRHGLVIGKFYPPHAGHHFLIRSAADSCASVTVVVMAADVESIPLHERVSWIAEHWAGEPQVRVAGVVDNLDVDFDSEEIWAGHVALMREGVRLAGHPAPVDAVFSSEPYGSELADRFDAAAVLLDTGRDTFPVSGTKVRADPVAAWDQIEPPVRAWLARRVVVLGAESTGTTTLSRDLAAALRTRGGAHGGTRWVPEYGRELTAAKLASARGRARGLGLPEPSVFDIDWDDSDFDLVCRRQLQAEQRAARDGGPVLVCDTDALATTVWQERYRGAVTDSVRAFAAAVPPRALYLLTSPEGVAFDDDGLRDGEELRPWMTGRFREVLAAQDVPWLELTGDREQRLTAALAAVDRILADGRRLADPLG
- a CDS encoding ArsC/Spx/MgsR family protein, with protein sequence MEIWINPRCSKCRVAVGALDEAGAEYTVRRYLEEPPTEAELEEVLGRLGLEPWDITRTDEEVARELGMKDRQAWPREETARGRWIAALAEHPVLIQRPIITADDGTTVVGRTEEALAQVLPKQ
- the pnuC gene encoding nicotinamide riboside transporter PnuC — protein: MNRRTVMDVLNHVLFHLGQDAVTWAELLGFVTGAVCVWLCVRATIWNFPIGIANNVFFLALFWNAALYADAVLQIVYLLLGAIGWWQWLHDGGRRTRRAMGHAAPRTLLVLLALVVPATWGLTLVLERAHDIAPFWDALTTALSLAAQWLLNAKQLQNWYFWIAADLVYIPLYAVKRLDLTAVVYVLFLALCLVGLRDWRRELRGAPAAGLAATGAAVRA
- a CDS encoding peptide chain release factor 3, producing the protein MSTDSPATAAHVLQEASRRRTFAVISHPDAGKSTLTEALALHAQAITSAGAVHGKGGRRGVTSDWMELERDRGISVTSAALQFGHRDHVMNLVDTPGHADFSEDTYRVLSAVDCAIMLVDAAKGLEEQTRKLFSVCRHRGVPVITFINKWDRRGREALELLDDIQNILEITPVPQVWPVGNAGNLRGLVQADNTDEYLKYTRVPGGTHEAEEERMDAAAAGTVEGELWDTALEELELALDSGPGWDPQAFREGKITPVFFGSALTNIGVRLLLDSVVDLAPSPDARELANGGSRPVEDEFSGVVFKIQANMDPAHRDRIAFVRVCSGVFERGMNVTRAASGRSLATKYAHTVFGAERTVADTCYPGDVVGLINATALRVGDTLYVGRKAEFPPLPAFAPEHFAVARPKDISRSKQFRKGISQLDEEGVVQVLTSDRRGDQAPVLAAVGPMQFDVVLHRMEHEFSSPIALDRLPYSLARVTDAEGAAVLDKTRLVTGEPLTRRSDGAILALFGDKWQLNSFLRGNPDVHLETLIATAD
- a CDS encoding Zn-dependent alcohol dehydrogenase; amino-acid sequence: MTTVRAALLPAVGAPLELTEIDLAEPGPGQVRVRLAAAGVCHSDLSLSNGVLRAATPVVLGHEGAGTVVSVGEGVTAVRPGDSVVLNWAPACGHCHLCVIGEPWLCENSYAASVETYAALKDGTGVYPGLGVAAFAEETLVSANAVIPLPEGVPLTSAALLGCAVLTGYGAVHNAAHVRVGESAVVFGLGGVGLAVLQSLRIAGAGPIVAVDVTPEKEELARRHGATDFVLADEQTPKAVRRLTGGHGADHAFECVGRSSTIRAAWGSTRRGGRTTVVGIGGKDDQVSFSALEVFHFARTLTACVYGNGVPERDLPILAEHVRAGRLDLEALITDRITLDEIPAAFDRMAKGQGGRSLVVF